A window from Salvelinus fontinalis isolate EN_2023a chromosome 8, ASM2944872v1, whole genome shotgun sequence encodes these proteins:
- the LOC129860949 gene encoding short-chain dehydrogenase/reductase 3-like, with product MDLNNFGNAVLFTFHIIFCMVKACLGLLLPSRRKDLRGEVVLITGGGRGIGRHLGREFAKYGAKKLILWGRTERCLMETCEEISLTTGAECHYFLCDVANREEVYKQAKVVREKVGDVTILVNNAAVVHGKSLMASDDDALMKTQHINTLGQFWTTKAFLPRMLELCHGHVVCINSILSLSCIPGAIDYCTSKASSLAFMESLTLGLLDCPGVGCTTVLPFHTNTDMFQGMRVRFPQLFPPLNPELVAQRTVDAVRTNTPFIYLPWTMHALVILKSFLPQAALEEIQRFSGCYTCMDTFKGRT from the exons ATGGATTTAAATAATTTCGGAAACGCTGTGCTTTTCACGTTCCACATCATCTTCTGCATGGTGAAAGCATGCTTGGGGTTGTTGCTCCCGAGCAGACGGAAAGACCTTCGCGGAGAGGTGGTATTGATCACCGGCGGTGGACGGGGCATCGGTCGGCATTTGGGGAGAGAGTTTGCAAAATATGGAGCAAAAAAG TTGATCCTGTGGGGCCGCACTGAGAGGTGTCTGATGGAGACCTGCGAGGAGATCTCTCTCACCACCGGAGCCGAGTGCCATTACTTCCTGTGTGACGTGGCCAATCGGGAGGAGGTGTACAAGCAGGCCAAGGTGGTCCGAGAgaag GTGGGCGACGTCACTATTCTCGTGAATAACGCAGCAGTGGTTCATGGGAAGAGTCTGATGGCCAGTGACGATGATGCTCTGATGAAGACTCAACACATTAACACGCTGGGCCAGTTCTGG accACCAAAGCCTTCCTACCCCGCATGCTAGAGCTTTGCCATGGCCATGTGGTGTGTATCAACTCCATCCTGTCCCTGTCCTGCATCCCGGGAGCCATAGATTATTGCACCTCCAAGGCCTCGTCCCTGGCGTTCATGGAGAGCCTCACCCTCGGCCTGCTGGACTGCCCCGGGGTGGGCTGCACCACCGTGCTCCCCTTCCACACCAACACTGACATGTTCCAGGGCATGAGAGTCAG GTTCCCTCAGCTCTTCCCCCCGCTAAATCCTGAGCTGGTGGCCCAGCGGACAGTGGACGCAGTCCGGACCAACACTCCGTTCATCTACTTACCTTGGACCATGCATGCTCTCGTTATTCTCAAGAG CTTCCTGCCTCAGGCAGCTCTGGAGGAGATCCAGCGTTTCTCAGGGTGCTACACCTGCATGGACACCTTCAAGGGACGTACATAA
- the LOC129860948 gene encoding immunoglobulin superfamily member 21-like, translated as MTCAFSLCILVYVLDLAVGYLTVTLEPLPPVVIGDTVTLKCNFMTDGNLREIVWFRVTEGGSAKQKIFTYDAMTNTNFSHMEDFRRREDLVYQSTVRLPEVQMDDDGPYECHVGIYDKASRDRVVLASGSIVLTVMVPPKSISVVAVDCPVPFSRYDTQNFTLVCIVMGGKPAPMVYFKRDGELIEVVPSIMEGGGGKSQGRGQTGLRISRPLISRDLDDTKLKKSLSLLDQGKPPRLDRDTPGNGGMGKMVGAGGEPGSLEGSEPSPTTTEVIPETVVSREFPRWMQSTDPLYYFQHRRQASRDGTMEVRAMLTWSLNPQLDNDALYSCEVKHPALSMPMQAEVTLSAPRGPKLSLTPGKAKVGDTVRITVQGLQIASTGNMVFPEPLFTWTRVGGPLLDGREDHNGRELVLERVPAKLNGSMFRCTAQNPLGSTDTYTRLIVFENPRLKKGRHHFVVDAAYCNEGLGLTTMVLMLALTWEMT; from the exons GCTATTTAACTGTCACTCTTGAGCCTCTCCCTCCCGTTGTCATTGGAGACACGGTAACGCTCAAGTGCAATTTCATGACAGATGGCAACCTGCGAGAGATTGTGTGGTTTCGG GTGACAGAGGGTGGCAGTGCCAAGCAGAAGATCTTCACCTACGATGCCATGACCAACACCAACTTCTCCCATATGGAGGACTTCCGCAGACGAGAAGACTTGGTCTACCAATCAACTGTCCG GCTCCCTGAGGTCCAGATGGATGATGATGGGCCGTATGAGTGCCACGTGGGGATCTACGACAAGGCCTCTAGAGACAGGGTGGTCTTAGCCTCTGGCAGCATCGTGCTCACTGTCATGG TTCCTCCTAAGTCCATTTCTGTAGTGGCAGTAGACTGCCCGGTCCCCTTCAGTCGCTATGACACCCAGAACTTCACTCTAGTCTGCATCGTCATGGGAGGAAAGCCAGCCCCTATG GTGTACTTCAAGCGTGACGGCGAGCTGATCGAGGTGGTCCCCTCTATTATGGAGGGTGGCGGGGGCAAATCCCAGGGCAGGGGCCAGACAGGGCTACGGATCTCTAGGCCCCTGATCAGTAGAGACCTGGATGACACCAAGCTGAAGAAGTCCCTCTCCCTGCTTGACCAGGGGAAGCCACCCCGTCTGGACCGTGACACCCCTGGGAACGGAGGGATGGGGAAGATGGTAGGGGCCGGGGGGGAGCCAGGAAGTCTGGAGGGGTCTGAGCCCAGCCCCACCACCACGGAGGTGATCCCAGAGACAGTGGTAAGCCGGGAGTTCCCTCGCTGGATGCAGAGCACTGACCCGCTCTACTACTTCCAGCACCGGCGGCAGGCGTCCAGAGACGGCACCATGGAGGTCAGAGCCATGCTCACCTGGAGCCTCAACCCCCAGCTGGACAACGACGCCCTGTACAGCTGCGAGGTCAAGCACCCAGCGCTGTCCATGCCCATGCAGGCTGAGGTCACTCTGT CTGCTCCCAGGGGCCCCAAACTGTCCTTGACGCCTGGTAAGGCTAAAGTAGGAGACACTGTCCGCATTACAGTTCAGGGCCTCCAGATCGCATCCACTGGG AACATGGTGTTCCCCGAGCCATTGTTCACCTGGACCAGAGTGGGAGGTCCTCTGCTGGACGGGAGAGAGGATCATAATGGGAGGGAGCTGGTGCTGGAGCGAGTACCGGCCAAGCTCAACGGCTCCATGTTTCGATGCACTGCCCAGAACCCTCTGGGCtccacagacacatatacacggCTTATCGTGtttg AGAACCCCAGACTTAAGAAGGGGAGACACCATTTTGTTG TAGATGCAGCCTATTGCAATGAGGGACTGGGGCTGACCACCATGGTGCTAATGTTAGCCCTGACATGGGAGATGACGTGA